In Plutella xylostella chromosome 3, ilPluXylo3.1, whole genome shotgun sequence, the following proteins share a genomic window:
- the LOC125488943 gene encoding uncharacterized protein LOC125488943 — MSQSILNESSPYGLGTPHSFDQLQCGQVWFDSDVEEVRPPSPERTITKKKSVATRQSRKRRAEDDSTTSYVMSKSPRPGHRLVRIEVVDLNSSTSDSECVVLKAQYVVTHPVDEIIDMTENLVKKITKTMCSS; from the exons ATGTCACAATcg aTCCTGAATGAATCTAGTCCATACGGGTTAGGTACGCCGCATTCATTCGACCAGCTGCAGTGCGGACAAGTCTGGTTCGACAGCGATGTTGAAGAGGTGCGGCCACCAAGCCCAGAGAGAACCATCACTAAAAAGAAAAGTGTTGCGACCAGACAGTCCAGAAAACGGCGGGCGGAGGATGACTCCACAACCTCTTACGTGATGAGCAAATCACCGCGACCAGGACATCGGCTCGTGAGAATTGAGGTTGTGGATCTGAACAGCAGCACTAGTGACAGTGAGTGTGTGGTGCTAAAAGCACAGTACGTTGTGACGCATCCGGTAGATGAAATAATAGACATGACGGAAAACctcgtgaaaaaaataacaaagacTATGTGTAGCTCTTAA